Proteins encoded within one genomic window of Pseudomonas cannabina:
- a CDS encoding molybdopterin-dependent oxidoreductase: MNEPRKRITQRIRLEPAQQSQLIDIQRRSFLRAGLTVGAMSMLTGCNLQDGDQVDKVLWAMSRWNDRVQAWLFNGQKLAPTYSKAQLTNPFPFNAFYPEYNVPELELADYRLAVSGLVRDKQPWTLEALRKLPQRTDITRLICIEGWSAVGQWGGVPLKTFLEYIGADTTARFVGFKCADRYYSSLDMPTALHPQTLLALDFGEVALPPDYGYPLRVRVPTKLGFKNPKHIVEIFVSNENRGGYWEDQGYNWFSGI; the protein is encoded by the coding sequence ATGAACGAACCTCGTAAACGCATCACCCAGCGCATCCGCCTGGAGCCCGCGCAGCAAAGCCAGTTGATCGATATTCAGCGTCGTTCTTTCCTGCGAGCAGGGCTGACCGTGGGGGCGATGTCGATGCTGACCGGCTGTAATCTGCAGGACGGCGATCAGGTCGATAAGGTGCTGTGGGCCATGTCGCGCTGGAACGACCGGGTTCAGGCCTGGCTGTTCAACGGCCAGAAACTGGCCCCGACCTACAGCAAGGCGCAGCTGACCAATCCGTTCCCGTTCAATGCGTTCTACCCCGAGTACAACGTGCCCGAGCTGGAACTCGCCGATTACCGGCTGGCGGTGTCCGGGCTGGTGCGTGACAAGCAGCCGTGGACGCTGGAAGCACTGCGCAAATTGCCGCAACGCACCGACATCACGCGGCTGATCTGTATCGAAGGCTGGAGTGCGGTAGGGCAGTGGGGCGGCGTGCCGCTGAAGACGTTTCTCGAGTACATCGGCGCGGATACCACCGCACGTTTCGTCGGTTTCAAATGCGCCGACCGCTATTACTCGAGCCTGGACATGCCCACCGCGCTGCATCCGCAAACCCTGCTGGCACTGGACTTTGGCGAAGTCGCCCTGCCGCCGGACTATGGCTACCCGCTGCGCGTGCGGGTGCCGACCAAGCTGGGCTTCAAGAACCCCAAGCACATCGTCGAGATCTTCGTCAGCAACGAAAACCGCGGCGGGTATTGGGAGGATCAGGGCTACAACTGGTTCAGCGGGATCTAG
- the efeO gene encoding iron uptake system protein EfeO, producing MKKTPLALLLTLGLLQTPLAALAATAPLDLVGPVSDYKIYVTENIEELVSHTQKFTDAVKKGDIATAKKLYAPTRVYYESVEPIAELFSDLDASIDSRVDDHEQGVTAEDFTGFHRLEYALFSQNSTKDQGPIADKLLSDVKDLEKRVAELTFPPEKVVGGAAALLEEVAATKISGEEDRYSHTDLYDFQGNIDGAKKIVDLFRPQIEQQDKAFSAKVDKNFASVEKILAKYKTQDGGFETYDKVKENDRKALVGPVNTLAEDLSTLRGKLGLN from the coding sequence ATGAAAAAAACGCCTTTGGCCCTGCTCCTGACACTTGGCCTGCTTCAGACCCCGCTGGCCGCCCTCGCCGCCACCGCACCACTGGACCTGGTGGGCCCGGTGTCGGATTACAAGATTTACGTGACCGAGAACATCGAAGAACTGGTCAGCCACACCCAGAAATTCACCGATGCGGTGAAGAAAGGCGACATCGCGACGGCCAAGAAACTCTACGCCCCGACTCGTGTGTACTACGAGTCGGTCGAGCCGATTGCCGAGCTGTTCAGTGACCTGGATGCGTCCATCGACTCGCGTGTCGACGACCACGAGCAAGGTGTGACGGCTGAAGATTTCACCGGTTTCCATCGACTGGAATACGCGCTGTTCTCGCAGAACAGTACCAAGGACCAAGGCCCGATTGCCGACAAACTGTTGAGCGACGTCAAGGACCTGGAAAAACGCGTGGCCGAGTTGACCTTCCCGCCTGAAAAAGTCGTCGGCGGCGCGGCAGCCTTGCTGGAAGAAGTGGCCGCGACCAAGATTTCCGGTGAAGAAGACCGTTACAGCCACACCGACCTGTATGACTTCCAGGGCAACATCGACGGCGCGAAGAAAATCGTCGACCTGTTCCGTCCGCAGATCGAACAGCAGGACAAAGCCTTCTCCGCCAAAGTCGACAAGAACTTCGCCAGCGTGGAAAAAATACTCGCCAAATACAAGACCCAGGACGGCGGCTTCGAGACCTACGACAAGGTCAAGGAAAACGACCGCAAAGCCCTGGTCGGCCCGGTCAACACCCTGGCCGAAGACCTCTCGACCCTGCGCGGCAAGCTGGGGTTGAATTGA
- the efeB gene encoding iron uptake transporter deferrochelatase/peroxidase subunit, translating into MKNPDSNPDATNAPASLQRRRVLMGLGAAGAALAGSSLSGNALAAAPAQVAEAPNSEKTRDRNTYYGVHQTGIVNPRPAAGMLVAFDVLAADRDDLERLFRTLNERIAFLMTGGPVPEVDPKLPPLDSGILGPVVTPDNLTITVSVGESLFDERFGLASVKPKRLSRMTGFPNDALDPASCHGDLSIQFCANSADSNIHALRDIVKNLPDLLLVRWKQEGSVPPQAPKKPGQPPESARNFLGFRDGSANPDSNNQKTMNELVWVQPGSDEPAWAANGSYQAVRIIRNFVERWDRTPLQEQESIFGRSKTTVAPMDGKVETDVPNYAADPEGKKTRLDSHIRLANPRTAETQRNLILRRPFNYSNGVNKNGQLDMGLLFICYQADLEKGFITVQTRLNGEPLEEYLKPVGGGYFFTLPGVTGEQDFIGRSLLAAASTRQTA; encoded by the coding sequence ATGAAAAATCCGGACAGCAATCCAGACGCCACTAACGCCCCCGCCTCCCTGCAGCGTCGCCGAGTCCTGATGGGCCTCGGCGCTGCCGGTGCGGCGCTGGCTGGAAGCAGCCTGAGTGGCAACGCGCTTGCCGCAGCGCCCGCGCAGGTCGCAGAAGCGCCGAACAGCGAAAAAACCCGGGATCGCAATACTTATTACGGCGTGCATCAGACCGGCATCGTCAACCCGCGCCCGGCCGCTGGCATGCTGGTGGCCTTCGACGTGTTGGCTGCCGACCGTGACGACCTGGAACGCCTGTTCCGCACGCTCAACGAGCGCATCGCCTTTCTGATGACCGGCGGGCCGGTGCCGGAAGTCGATCCGAAACTGCCGCCGCTGGACTCAGGCATCCTCGGCCCGGTGGTGACGCCGGACAATCTGACCATCACGGTGTCGGTGGGCGAATCGCTGTTCGATGAGCGCTTCGGTCTGGCCTCGGTGAAACCCAAGCGTTTGAGCCGCATGACCGGCTTTCCCAACGATGCGCTGGACCCGGCCAGCTGCCATGGCGACCTGAGTATCCAGTTCTGCGCCAACAGCGCAGACAGCAACATTCACGCCCTGCGCGACATCGTCAAAAACCTGCCCGACCTGCTGCTGGTGCGCTGGAAGCAGGAAGGCAGCGTACCGCCTCAGGCCCCGAAAAAACCTGGCCAGCCGCCCGAAAGCGCGCGCAACTTTCTCGGCTTCCGCGATGGCTCGGCCAACCCCGATTCCAACAACCAGAAGACCATGAACGAACTGGTCTGGGTACAACCGGGCAGCGACGAACCGGCCTGGGCGGCCAACGGCAGCTATCAGGCGGTGCGCATCATCCGCAACTTCGTCGAGCGCTGGGACCGCACGCCGCTGCAGGAACAGGAATCAATCTTCGGCCGCAGCAAAACCACCGTCGCGCCCATGGACGGCAAGGTCGAGACTGACGTGCCGAACTATGCGGCTGATCCGGAGGGCAAGAAAACCCGACTCGATTCGCACATCCGTCTGGCCAACCCGCGCACCGCCGAGACCCAGCGCAACCTGATCCTGCGCCGCCCGTTCAACTACTCCAACGGTGTGAACAAGAACGGTCAGCTGGACATGGGCCTGCTGTTTATCTGCTATCAGGCCGATCTGGAAAAAGGCTTTATCACGGTACAGACCCGTCTCAATGGTGAACCGCTGGAGGAATACCTCAAGCCGGTCGGCGGCGGCTATTTCTTCACCCTGCCGGGGGTTACCGGCGAACAGGATTTCATCGGCCGCTCGCTGCTGGCGGCCGCATCGACCCGGCAAACCGCATGA
- the efeO gene encoding iron uptake system protein EfeO — MSNRPSGLSGKARPPRVLRLAVAGSVILMSAAGGLFYYASQVAAKKRAANAGTETVVNIHAHNCEPNALTVAAGKNAFRIVNRSERAVEWEILDGVLVIEERENIAPGLSQVINANLAPGDYAITCGLLSNPRGTLHVTPTAESDAKAKARPSMTAFIGPLSEYRVYLSLQGSALIKAVTALQEAIDAGDLSAAQAAYLPARAAYQRIAPAAQRLSELDNAINARADYYEKREQDPGFTGFHRIEYALFERHSVEGLSTVAQRLQADVTQLKQQLLAQSLKPEQLPAIATRTLRSLADVRSNGEEERYSHSDLNGFAANLDGTRKIVDLLRPLLTRSAEELLQKIDAAMADLDTTLDALSTADGYRPYDQVDAAQRQQIAAKAGALADALDGIDSALGLSDL; from the coding sequence ATGTCTAACCGTCCCTCAGGGCTTTCCGGGAAAGCCCGGCCGCCCCGTGTCCTGCGATTGGCCGTTGCAGGCTCAGTAATCCTGATGAGTGCAGCAGGCGGGCTGTTCTATTACGCCTCGCAAGTGGCCGCCAAAAAACGTGCGGCCAATGCCGGCACTGAAACCGTGGTCAATATTCACGCACATAATTGCGAGCCGAACGCTCTGACCGTGGCGGCAGGCAAGAACGCCTTCCGTATCGTCAACCGCTCCGAACGGGCCGTCGAATGGGAGATTCTCGACGGTGTGCTGGTGATCGAGGAGCGGGAAAACATCGCGCCGGGTCTGAGCCAAGTGATCAACGCCAATCTGGCACCGGGCGATTACGCCATTACCTGCGGCCTGCTCAGCAACCCGCGTGGCACTTTGCACGTCACGCCGACCGCCGAGTCCGACGCCAAGGCCAAGGCACGCCCGTCGATGACCGCATTCATCGGCCCGCTTTCCGAATACCGGGTGTACCTGAGCCTGCAAGGTTCGGCACTGATCAAGGCCGTCACCGCGTTGCAAGAGGCCATCGACGCTGGCGACCTGAGCGCCGCGCAGGCGGCCTACCTGCCCGCCCGCGCGGCTTATCAGCGTATTGCGCCTGCCGCACAGCGCCTGTCGGAACTGGACAATGCGATCAACGCCCGCGCCGATTATTACGAGAAGCGTGAGCAGGATCCGGGCTTTACCGGCTTCCACCGCATCGAATACGCGCTGTTCGAGCGGCACAGCGTCGAGGGTTTGTCGACGGTCGCCCAACGGTTGCAGGCGGATGTTACCCAGCTCAAGCAACAGTTGCTGGCGCAATCCCTGAAGCCGGAACAGCTGCCAGCCATTGCGACCCGCACACTGCGCAGCCTGGCCGATGTACGCAGCAACGGCGAGGAGGAACGCTATAGCCACAGCGACCTCAACGGCTTCGCTGCCAATCTGGACGGCACGCGCAAGATTGTCGATCTGCTGCGTCCGCTGCTGACCCGCAGTGCAGAGGAACTGCTGCAGAAAATCGATGCCGCGATGGCCGATCTGGATACCACCCTCGATGCGTTGAGCACGGCGGACGGCTACCGCCCTTACGACCAGGTGGACGCCGCGCAACGTCAGCAAATCGCGGCCAAGGCTGGCGCACTGGCTGACGCACTCGACGGTATCGACTCGGCTCTTGGCCTTTCTGACCTCTGA
- the efeU gene encoding iron uptake transporter permease EfeU → MLVPFLIMLREGIEAALIVGIIASYLKQTGRGEWMPAVWVGVFLAAALSLFVGGGLELMSAEFPQKQQELFEGIVGLIAVGILSSMVFWMRKVARSIKHALHESLDAALAGSKNQTYALIAMVFFAVAREGLETVFFLLAVFQQSEGSGAPLGALLGLLLAVGFGVAIYSGSMRLNLGLFFRWTGLFILVVAAGILANSVQALHEAGVWNHLQGVVFDISALLPMDGPAGSVLAGMFGYQDAPTVSTLSVYLIYLIGALVLFFMPHTPKASKPLQPHPSSVTNE, encoded by the coding sequence ATGCTCGTTCCGTTTTTGATCATGCTGCGCGAAGGCATCGAAGCTGCGCTTATTGTTGGCATCATCGCCAGCTACCTGAAACAGACCGGTCGCGGCGAGTGGATGCCTGCGGTGTGGGTTGGTGTGTTCCTCGCCGCCGCGCTATCGCTGTTTGTCGGTGGCGGGCTGGAGTTGATGAGCGCCGAATTTCCGCAAAAGCAGCAGGAATTGTTCGAAGGCATCGTCGGCCTGATCGCGGTAGGCATTCTCAGTTCGATGGTGTTCTGGATGCGCAAAGTGGCGCGCTCTATCAAGCACGCGCTGCACGAATCACTGGACGCCGCCCTCGCCGGCTCGAAAAACCAGACCTACGCGCTGATCGCCATGGTGTTTTTTGCTGTGGCCCGCGAAGGGCTGGAAACCGTATTTTTTCTGCTCGCTGTATTTCAGCAAAGCGAAGGCTCGGGCGCGCCGCTGGGTGCCCTGCTCGGCCTGTTGCTGGCCGTCGGTTTCGGCGTGGCGATCTACAGCGGCAGCATGCGCCTGAACCTGGGCCTGTTTTTCCGCTGGACCGGGCTGTTCATCCTGGTGGTGGCGGCGGGCATACTCGCCAACTCCGTGCAGGCGCTGCATGAAGCCGGCGTGTGGAATCACCTGCAAGGCGTGGTCTTCGACATCAGCGCGCTGCTGCCGATGGACGGCCCGGCCGGCTCGGTCCTGGCCGGCATGTTCGGCTATCAGGACGCGCCGACGGTCAGCACGCTGAGCGTTTATCTGATTTACCTGATCGGGGCACTGGTGCTGTTTTTCATGCCGCACACCCCAAAGGCCAGCAAACCGCTTCAGCCGCACCCATCTTCCGTTACGAACGAATAA
- a CDS encoding DNA-3-methyladenine glycosylase family protein produces MSAESDTFGSDRNQHTDQTEAPHAQAVESLRAIDRHWQSLIEHVGPCLHPVTAAQDPFQALVKAVAYQQLHARAGDAMVMRLRALFTDERFPDAQSLVALDDQALRSCGFSASKCRAIKAIAAARLDGLVPDVSVALAMSNDELIERLIQLPGVGRWTVEMMLIYGLGQLDVMPASDFGVCEGYRRLYALALKPNHREMSRLAERFAPYRTIAAWYLWRVPTDFSEIDVSRI; encoded by the coding sequence ATGTCAGCAGAATCAGACACCTTTGGCAGCGACCGTAACCAGCACACTGACCAGACCGAGGCGCCGCATGCCCAAGCTGTCGAATCGCTCAGGGCCATCGACAGGCATTGGCAATCACTGATCGAGCACGTCGGCCCTTGTCTGCATCCGGTTACGGCGGCGCAGGATCCGTTTCAGGCGCTGGTCAAGGCCGTTGCTTATCAGCAACTGCACGCCAGGGCGGGTGACGCGATGGTCATGAGGCTACGTGCGCTGTTTACCGACGAGCGTTTTCCGGATGCTCAGTCGCTGGTAGCGCTGGATGATCAGGCACTGCGTTCCTGTGGTTTCTCGGCATCGAAATGCCGGGCGATCAAGGCAATTGCCGCTGCGCGGTTGGACGGTCTTGTGCCTGACGTCAGCGTAGCGCTTGCGATGAGCAACGATGAACTCATCGAACGCCTCATCCAGTTGCCGGGGGTAGGGCGCTGGACGGTCGAAATGATGCTCATCTATGGGCTTGGTCAACTGGATGTCATGCCTGCCAGCGACTTCGGCGTGTGCGAAGGTTATCGACGGCTGTATGCTCTGGCCCTCAAACCGAACCACCGGGAAATGTCACGGCTTGCCGAACGGTTCGCGCCTTACCGGACGATTGCTGCCTGGTATTTGTGGCGTGTACCGACGGACTTCAGCGAGATCGACGTTTCTCGAATTTAA
- the ada gene encoding bifunctional DNA-binding transcriptional regulator/O6-methylguanine-DNA methyltransferase Ada, producing MDSMKRTEDDPRWVMLVNRRSAASADFVYGVLTTGVYCRPDSPSRLPRPENVVFFATAGEAEAAGFRPSRRSGSDRQTVALKHAAAVAEACRFLDAAVSMPDLTELAEQVGMSSFYFHRVFKKLTGLTPKAYSLASMRSRTKVQLADDVTITRALYQAGYNSSSRFYEASQDMLGMKPSEYRAGGANVDIRFALGESSLGSILVATSSKGICAISLGDDPGALIERFQDQFPNANLIGGDAQFEALIATVVGFVESPATGLALPLDIRGTVFQERVWQALRNIPAGSTATYTEIATQLGMPSAVRAVANACGANTLAVAIPCHRVVRSDGSLSGYRWGVERKRKLLEIESGGKTGLFN from the coding sequence ATGGACAGCATGAAACGGACTGAAGACGATCCGCGCTGGGTCATGCTGGTTAACCGCCGCTCGGCAGCCAGCGCTGATTTTGTTTACGGCGTGCTGACAACCGGTGTCTATTGCAGGCCCGACAGTCCGAGCAGGCTTCCGCGTCCGGAAAACGTCGTGTTTTTTGCCACCGCGGGCGAAGCCGAAGCCGCGGGTTTTCGTCCCTCCAGACGCAGCGGCAGTGACCGGCAAACGGTAGCGCTCAAACACGCGGCGGCCGTTGCCGAAGCTTGCAGGTTCTTGGATGCCGCCGTTTCGATGCCTGATCTGACTGAGCTGGCCGAGCAGGTCGGCATGAGCAGCTTCTATTTTCACCGTGTTTTCAAAAAGCTCACCGGATTGACACCCAAGGCCTATAGCCTGGCGTCGATGCGCTCGCGCACGAAGGTCCAGTTGGCCGACGACGTGACGATTACCCGTGCGCTTTATCAGGCGGGTTACAACTCCAGCAGTCGTTTCTATGAGGCTTCACAGGATATGCTCGGCATGAAACCTTCCGAATACCGCGCGGGCGGCGCCAATGTCGATATCCGCTTCGCGTTGGGCGAAAGTTCGCTGGGGTCCATTCTGGTGGCCACCAGCAGCAAAGGCATCTGCGCCATTTCGCTCGGCGACGATCCCGGCGCCTTGATCGAGCGCTTTCAGGACCAATTCCCCAACGCTAATCTGATCGGCGGGGACGCGCAGTTCGAAGCACTGATCGCGACGGTTGTGGGTTTTGTCGAATCGCCCGCCACGGGTCTCGCACTGCCGCTGGACATTCGCGGCACGGTGTTTCAGGAGCGGGTCTGGCAGGCGCTCAGAAACATACCTGCCGGATCCACCGCCACCTACACGGAGATCGCGACTCAGTTAGGCATGCCCAGCGCGGTTCGCGCTGTGGCCAACGCTTGTGGTGCAAACACGCTCGCCGTCGCCATCCCGTGCCATCGCGTGGTGCGCAGCGATGGCTCGTTGTCCGGTTATCGCTGGGGTGTCGAGCGCAAGCGCAAGCTGCTTGAAATCGAATCGGGCGGTAAGACAGGGCTGTTTAATTGA
- the ampC gene encoding class C beta-lactamase, giving the protein MQRHGMLLCAGLVLVSSIACAEDDTGAFDTFVRTEAGKVMQQNTIAGLAIAITRNGKQQFYNYGVASKGEGQAVSSDTLFELGSISKTFTATLVSWAQANGQLSLAQSIDTYIPQLQATRLGKVPVYHLGTHTAGGFPLQVPDQVQNARQLMAYFKAWQPEYLPGTHRTYANPSVGLLGMVAARSMKMPFEDALQQRLFPALGLNSTYVTVPDEKQALYAQGYNKLDEPVRVNPGPLAAEAYGVKSSSRDLIRFVEANLGLGQYDAPLRQALNDTRIGYFKIGGMTQDLIWEQYPMPVRLEQLLEGNASAMLNTIKADAIEPPQAAQTAAWVNKTGSTNGFGGYVAFIPEKQFGIVILANKNYPNEERVKLAYRILQQAAPFN; this is encoded by the coding sequence ATGCAACGCCATGGAATGCTGCTCTGCGCAGGGCTGGTGCTGGTCAGCTCAATCGCTTGTGCCGAGGACGACACAGGCGCTTTTGACACGTTCGTGCGCACAGAAGCCGGCAAGGTGATGCAGCAAAACACGATTGCGGGTCTGGCCATCGCCATCACCCGCAATGGCAAACAGCAGTTTTACAACTACGGCGTGGCCTCGAAGGGCGAGGGTCAGGCGGTGTCCAGCGACACGCTGTTCGAACTCGGCTCGATCAGTAAAACGTTCACCGCCACGCTGGTCAGCTGGGCGCAGGCCAACGGGCAGCTATCACTGGCGCAGAGCATCGACACTTATATTCCGCAGTTGCAGGCAACGCGTCTGGGCAAAGTACCGGTTTACCATCTGGGTACGCACACGGCGGGTGGCTTCCCGCTTCAGGTGCCCGACCAGGTGCAGAATGCTCGCCAGTTGATGGCTTATTTCAAAGCCTGGCAGCCTGAGTATTTGCCCGGCACCCACCGCACCTATGCCAACCCCAGCGTAGGGCTGCTCGGCATGGTCGCGGCACGCAGCATGAAGATGCCATTTGAAGACGCCCTGCAACAACGGCTGTTTCCGGCGCTGGGCCTGAACAGCACGTATGTCACGGTGCCTGATGAAAAGCAGGCGCTTTATGCGCAGGGCTACAACAAGCTCGACGAACCGGTCAGGGTCAACCCGGGTCCGCTGGCGGCTGAAGCCTACGGCGTGAAATCAAGCAGCCGCGACCTGATCCGCTTCGTCGAAGCCAACCTAGGCCTCGGCCAGTATGACGCCCCGTTGCGACAAGCCCTTAACGACACACGAATCGGCTATTTCAAGATCGGCGGCATGACCCAGGACCTGATCTGGGAACAGTACCCGATGCCGGTGCGCCTGGAGCAACTGCTTGAGGGCAACGCCAGTGCCATGCTGAACACCATCAAGGCCGATGCCATCGAACCACCGCAGGCAGCGCAAACTGCCGCCTGGGTCAACAAGACCGGCTCGACCAACGGTTTTGGTGGTTACGTGGCGTTCATACCGGAGAAGCAGTTCGGCATTGTGATTCTGGCCAACAAAAACTACCCGAACGAAGAGCGGGTCAAGCTGGCCTACCGGATTCTGCAACAAGCCGCGCCATTCAATTAA
- a CDS encoding SulP family inorganic anion transporter, which yields MKTIRMRAEVLAGLTTSFALVPECIAFALVAHLNPLMGLYGAFIICTLTALFGGRPGMVSGAAGSMAVVIVALVVQHGVQYLLATVLLGGLIMILFGLLRLGKLVRLVPYSVMLGFVNGLAIVIAMAQLEHFKVGEAWLSGTPLYVMLGLVALTMAIVYLLPRITRVAPPALVAILSVGLAVYLLGLPTRTLGDMAHIAGGLPVFVLPDIPWSLETLRIIAPYAILMALVGLLETLLTLNLTDEITETRGYPDRECVALGAANMVSGAFGGMGGCAMIGQTVINLSSGGRGRVSGVVAGMMILMFVLFLSPLIERIPLAALVGVMFVVAQQTFAWASLRVLRKVPVNDVLAIIAVTVVTVLTDLATAVVFGIIIAAINFAWQQARELYADSHIEPDGSKVYHLHGTLFFASTTPFLDQFQPAEDPAQVTLDCRHLSFVDYSAIAALKTLRERYAKAGKHLRVVHLSERCKRLLKRAGVQHA from the coding sequence ATGAAAACTATCCGTATGCGTGCCGAAGTGCTGGCCGGGCTCACCACTTCCTTTGCCTTGGTGCCCGAGTGCATTGCTTTTGCGCTGGTTGCCCATCTCAATCCGCTGATGGGGCTCTACGGCGCGTTCATCATCTGCACACTGACGGCGTTGTTCGGTGGCCGTCCGGGCATGGTCTCGGGTGCAGCCGGTTCGATGGCGGTGGTGATCGTCGCGCTGGTGGTGCAACACGGCGTGCAATATTTGCTGGCGACGGTGCTGCTTGGCGGTTTGATCATGATCCTGTTCGGGCTGTTGCGGCTCGGCAAGCTGGTACGCCTGGTGCCGTATTCAGTGATGCTCGGCTTCGTCAATGGCCTGGCAATCGTGATCGCAATGGCGCAACTGGAGCACTTCAAAGTTGGTGAAGCGTGGCTCAGCGGTACGCCGCTGTACGTGATGCTCGGCCTGGTGGCGCTGACCATGGCAATTGTCTACCTGTTGCCACGCATCACCCGCGTCGCACCACCGGCGCTGGTGGCAATTCTGAGTGTCGGGCTGGCGGTGTACCTGCTCGGCCTGCCGACCCGCACCCTCGGCGACATGGCGCACATCGCCGGCGGCCTGCCGGTCTTCGTCCTGCCGGACATTCCGTGGAGTCTGGAGACGCTGCGCATCATCGCGCCTTACGCCATCCTGATGGCACTGGTCGGCCTGCTGGAAACCCTGCTGACCCTGAACCTCACTGACGAGATCACCGAAACCCGTGGCTACCCGGACCGCGAATGTGTGGCGCTGGGCGCTGCCAACATGGTGTCCGGTGCGTTCGGCGGCATGGGCGGTTGCGCGATGATCGGCCAGACCGTGATCAACCTCAGTTCCGGCGGACGCGGTCGGGTGTCCGGGGTGGTCGCGGGCATGATGATCCTGATGTTCGTGCTGTTCCTGTCGCCGCTGATCGAGCGCATCCCGTTGGCGGCGCTGGTCGGCGTGATGTTTGTGGTTGCCCAGCAGACGTTTGCCTGGGCCTCGCTGCGCGTGCTGCGCAAAGTACCGGTCAACGACGTGCTGGCGATCATTGCCGTGACCGTGGTCACGGTGCTGACCGATCTGGCCACCGCAGTGGTGTTCGGCATTATCATTGCCGCGATCAACTTTGCCTGGCAGCAGGCCCGTGAGCTGTATGCTGACAGCCATATCGAGCCGGACGGCAGCAAAGTTTATCACCTGCACGGCACGCTGTTCTTCGCCTCGACCACACCTTTTCTGGATCAGTTTCAGCCGGCTGAAGACCCGGCGCAGGTGACTCTGGACTGTCGCCACCTGAGCTTTGTCGATTACTCGGCCATTGCTGCGCTGAAAACCTTGCGTGAGCGCTACGCCAAGGCAGGTAAGCATTTGCGGGTGGTGCACCTGTCCGAGCGCTGCAAGCGGCTGCTCAAGCGCGCCGGTGTGCAGCACGCTTGA
- the zapE gene encoding cell division protein ZapE — protein MDVLSPLDAYERAVQRGFQPDQAQRQAVQQLQACYLALAESRGQARGVYLWGPVGRGKTWLMDRFFDSLSVPARRQHFHHFMRWVHKRMFKLIGTPQPLTVVAKELAREVRVMCFDELFVTDIGDAVILGGLLQVMFEHGVVLVCTSNQPPDQLYSHGHNRELFLPAVAAIHKYMDIVAVDGGEDHRLHPGQLHQRYWIAEAGQPSALQGIFEALSAGQPVHDSQVMLGYRSINVMQHSDTAVWCRYRDLCEQPLAAMDFIALCDRFSVILLSEVPVLGAAQREAKIARGTEDGVEQVTAGDRELPQLSPNDDGVRRFIALVDECYDRRIPLYVEAPVPMDELYTQGYLSFAFRRTLSPLQEMQLERFTET, from the coding sequence ATGGATGTGCTCTCTCCGCTGGATGCTTACGAACGTGCGGTTCAGCGTGGTTTTCAGCCCGACCAGGCGCAGCGGCAGGCTGTGCAGCAGTTGCAGGCGTGCTATCTGGCGCTGGCCGAGTCTCGTGGTCAGGCGCGCGGCGTCTACCTGTGGGGCCCGGTCGGGCGTGGCAAGACCTGGCTGATGGACCGCTTCTTCGACAGCCTGAGCGTGCCAGCCCGACGTCAACATTTTCACCACTTCATGCGTTGGGTCCACAAGCGCATGTTCAAGCTGATCGGCACGCCTCAGCCGCTGACCGTGGTCGCCAAAGAGCTGGCACGCGAAGTTCGGGTGATGTGTTTCGATGAACTGTTCGTGACCGATATTGGCGACGCGGTGATCCTCGGCGGGCTGCTGCAAGTGATGTTCGAACACGGCGTGGTGCTGGTCTGCACCTCCAACCAGCCGCCGGACCAGCTGTACAGCCATGGGCACAATCGCGAGCTCTTCCTGCCTGCCGTCGCTGCTATCCACAAATACATGGATATCGTTGCGGTGGACGGGGGCGAGGATCATCGCCTGCATCCTGGCCAGTTGCATCAGCGCTACTGGATTGCCGAAGCCGGGCAGCCGAGTGCCTTGCAAGGGATATTCGAAGCCTTGAGTGCAGGCCAGCCGGTTCACGATTCGCAGGTCATGCTGGGATATCGCAGTATCAATGTGATGCAGCATTCCGACACGGCAGTGTGGTGCCGTTATCGCGACCTGTGCGAGCAACCGCTGGCGGCCATGGACTTCATTGCCCTGTGTGATCGTTTTTCGGTGATTTTGCTCAGCGAAGTGCCGGTTCTGGGCGCCGCACAGCGCGAAGCGAAGATTGCCCGTGGCACCGAGGATGGCGTCGAGCAGGTGACGGCGGGGGATAGGGAACTGCCGCAGTTGTCGCCCAACGATGATGGCGTGCGGCGTTTCATCGCGCTGGTGGACGAGTGTTACGACCGACGTATCCCGCTGTATGTCGAAGCGCCGGTGCCGATGGACGAGCTTTACACCCAGGGTTATCTGTCATTCGCCTTCCGCCGCACCCTGAGCCCGTTGCAGGAAATGCAGCTGGAGCGCTTCACCGAAACGTGA